ATGTTGTAGGGAATCAAAAGTGAAATGTATCTGAACTTATCTGACAAATTTATTGTTAGGCAACACCAAAAATTTGTGTTCACTTTGGGTATATTTTGTGTTTCTTGACGATATTTTTATCTGATTGTCGCGAAATTTTTAGATGATCATCTGAATATTGTAGATAGACAGGACCAGTGGTAGCTGAATGGTATGTTAACACTGGTCTATGACAACCTAATTCTGATTAGTGTTGACAGTAACTGAACATTCTGAAGCATTCACGACATGCCTCTGACTTTCTATTTGGGAATTATGAAGCTGCCAATTTGCAGATGTGACATGCTATGTTAGTTACTGGTGTTTTTTACTTGTTCCAGTGACCACCCTAAAGGCCTAAACCAATTGTGAGATCAGTAAAGAACACGAGTCCTTTTTGCTAGTTCAGCACTGTATATTTTGCAGTATTCagtaatgcttttttttttttgcgacgATGCAGTATTCAGTTATGTGTAGTATTCAGCACTGTATATTGTGAGATCAGTAAATAACACAAGtccttttttgtttgtttgtttgaatTTGTGGAAAATCCAGTCCTGTCTTTGCATGTTGAGTTAGGAATTCTCTAAAGAATATTGTAGGACATCAGAAGTTAAATATATATGCACTTAACTGACGAATTTTCGTGCTAGGCAAcaccagaaaaaaaatgtatgcaCTTTGGGTATAATATATGTTTCTTGGCAGTAGGATTTATCCAAATGTTGTGCATTTTGTCGCCGACGAAGGCGACCCATGATTTAGCGGATCTTTTCTGTGCTGAATTTCTTACAGGCTCAATGAATTGGACAAAAGATTAGTGTGTTGGTTAGAAACGTAGAGTAAATTTTCAGTTCAGCCGATGCTGGCATACAGTTTTAATGTTTGCTTCTCAGTTTAGTGTGAAATTCAACATCTTTAACTTAGAATTACTTTTACTGTTTTTACTTGCAAGAGTAGTACTTCTTGTGTATCACACTAAttgcatgtttttcttttgctatGGGTGCAGGGGATGATAAATTGTTGTCCTCAACTCTGACTGACGAGATGCAGCCAATGAACTCCATGGGGGCTGCTGGCTCCTCCACCGCTACGGGTGCTGCTGGCTCCAACCACACCGCCGATTCTACAGTTCCACCGTCGCTGCTGTCTTCAGAGCATCACCGCTCGACTGAGTCGGACCCGTCAGCTGAGCACGAGCGCCACGACATCACCAAGAACAACCTCAGTGGCGGCATGAGGGCAGTCGATGCCGAggcctcctcttcctcagcTGTGGACATGGCTAGCGGCAAGAGAGCCAAGGGTAAAGGAAGGATAAATACCGAAGTGGACAATGACAGGATGGTATTGTGGACTAATTTAGAGAAGGCAGAGGATGATCTTTGGCTCAGAGAGGAGCAGCTTTCAATTGAAAGATTAATTCTGTGTCAAAAAGCACTGGAGATGGAGGAATCTGAACGTGTTCACCGACGTATACAGAGCTGTCTTTTTCGCTGGAACACTTACGCTCTCTCGGGCAATGAAGATTTGTTGTCCCCGTTGATTTTTGCTCCAATGCCCAGGCCTGATAAAACTTCGACTCCCCAAATATTCAGCACTGAGAATACAGTTGTTGCTCCCAGTCCGACTGCTCAGAATACAAGTGCTGATGTCACAGATACGGTATGTCTCCTactatgcattgtttttatCATTAATGCTGGGACTATTACTATAGggcaaaaaaagaacaaaaaattaTTAGCATGAAAATAGTTGCTTGTTCTGCATTTTTTGCCTGCGAAAGATATTACACATTTGTTATTTTTGCATCTCAATCAATTCTACGAAAACTTTACACTTGCTACTGTTGTGCTTTAAGCAATGTTAACGATAAAGTATATAATGTTAATGTTTTCAGTACAAGCATATAATGTTAATGTCTATATACAGGGAGACAAGGACGTTTGGAATAAAAGACAAATTGGCTATGTCTACATATTGGGCACATCTTTAGCCGTGTTATTCTTTCTCCGGCCTCTGTTGCCCGCTGGTTATGGTATATGGATGCTTGCAGCATTTGCAACTATCTGGGGCTTCGGGAGCGTTGGTCTCCCTGCCGGGATGTTTGGGGAGAAGTTTCCAAAGATCTTCAGTCGGCATATGGGACATGTCCTGTATGCGGCCTTTTCAGTTCTAGTCATATACAGCATCTATCTTTTGGCACTGAGTACGCCAACTTCGCCATTGGCCCCTCCTCCACCCTCGTCACCTTTGGCCCCTGCAGTTCACGACAATGAGTTGTGGTTTTGGAGGTTGGTTTTTGGCTTCATTGGCAGTGTGGTGCTATTTGGGCATTTGTATTTGTGGGCAAGGGTAAGCAAATAATTAAATTCTCTCTTATCTATTCCTAGTTTCTATATAATGTCATGGTAGGTAGATAATAATACTGTATCATTATCATTAATTGTTAATGCAGAGCTGTTGTACGGGCGTTGATCAAGACCCGGACCTTTAGGAAATGGAATTGATTTTATCAGGTATATATAAACTCAATTTTTACAACTATGGGTACTGTATACATATTCCCTAGCTATCTCTAATTCCTATCCTCTGTTTTTTGGTTACTTTTTGGGGACAGGCAATATGTCGAAGATTCCTTCCAATAGCTGACAGATGGGTGTTTCTCGATCCCTTTCTTGATTTTGTTCATCCCAGACCCGTTTAGGCATGGTATACAACAATACACTATCCTGCAGTTTAGTGTGCTCTCTCTGTGACGGCTGTGTCGATCGTACCACTCTATATCCTGCTGTCAGGTGTTTTCCTCTTTTTTACCTGTGACAgatggtgcatgcgtcatacgCTGTGGGATCGTGTTCCTTATGAGATTAACTATACACACTATTATGTGCGGTGTTTTCTCCccttgttaattaattacctggCATGAAGAAATTTCTAACACATTGATACGATAAACAGATACATGATTGGTCCTAAAAAATCGAACAGATACATATTAGAACATAGAAAAGTTACATTATTTTACATGATTTATTTTAACGGACATACAAATCATACTTTTAAATAGATCTATTAGTGTAATTTAATTTTGTGTTTGTTTGAAGACTGAGACGA
The window above is part of the Oryza sativa Japonica Group chromosome 7, ASM3414082v1 genome. Proteins encoded here:
- the LOC107276900 gene encoding uncharacterized protein, which gives rise to MLCVRTGLHGRLTPLLINLPRSQETLHIVLIRTNTTGDDKLLSSTLTDEMQPMNSMGAAGSSTATGAAGSNHTADSTVPPSLLSSEHHRSTESDPSAEHERHDITKNNLSGGMRAVDAEASSSSAVDMASGKRAKGKGRINTEVDNDRMVLWTNLEKAEDDLWLREEQLSIERLILCQKALEMEESERVHRRIQSCLFRWNTYALSGNEDLLSPLIFAPMPRPDKTSTPQIFSTENTVVAPSPTAQNTSADVTDTGDKDVWNKRQIGYVYILGTSLAVLFFLRPLLPAGYGIWMLAAFATIWGFGSVGLPAGMFGEKFPKIFSRHMGHVLYAAFSVLVIYSIYLLALSTPTSPLAPPPPSSPLAPAVHDNELWFWRLVFGFIGSVVLFGHLYLWARSCCTGVDQDPDL